In the Streptomyces fradiae ATCC 10745 = DSM 40063 genome, CCAGGTGGGCGACCGCGTCATCGTCAACAAGCTCGCGTACCGCTTCGGCGACCGGCCCGAGCGCGGCGACGTCGTCGTCTTCGACGGAACCGGCTCCTTCGTCCGCGCCCCCGCCGAGGAGAACCCGGTCGCCGGACTCGTGCGCGGGGCCGCGCGGGCGCTGGGCCTCGCCGAGCCCGACGGGACCGACTTCGTCAAGCGCGTCGTGGGCGTCGGCGGCGACCGGGTGAAGTGCTGCGACAAGGGCGGCAGGATCGAGGTGAACGGCGTCCCCGTCGCGGAGCGGTATCTGTACCCCGGCGACACGCCCTCCTCGGTCCGGTTCGACATCGCGGTGCCGCGGGGCACGCTGTGGGTCATGGGTGACCACCGCAGCCAGTCCAGCGACTCCCGCGACCACCTGGGCTCCCCGGGGGGCGGCGTGGTGCCCGTCGACATGGTGATCGGCCGCGCCGACTGGATCGGCTGGCCCGCCCGCCGCTGGTCCGCCGTGGAGGCGACCGGTGCCTTCGAAGCCGTACCGGACCCTCCCGCGCCGGGCTCCGCCGGTTCGGGCGGCGGACGTGGGTAGCCGCGGGCGGCGGGCCGGGCACCGCGCCGATCCCGGGCGGCCCGCCGGGACGCGGCCCGGGGAGGCCCGGCCGCTGCCCGGCCGGGCGGAGCGGCGCAGACTCGCCCGCAGGGTGAAGCGGCGCAGACGCCGCTCGGCGGTCAAGGAGCTCTCCCTCCTCGTCACCGTCGCGGTGGTCATCGCGCTCGTGCTGAAGACCTTCCTGCTGCAGGCGTTCGTCATCCCGTCCGGCTCCATGGAGCAGACGATCCGCATCGACGACCGCGTCCTCGTCGACAAGCTGACGCCCTGGTTCGGGTCGCGGCCCGAGCGCGGCGACGTCGTCGTCTTCCAGGACCCGGGCGGCTGGCTCCACCACGAGCAGGCCCCGCGGGAGGACGCCCCCGTCGTCGGCCAGCTCAAGCGGGGCCTCTCCCTCATCGGCCTGCTGCCGTCGGACGACCGGCAGGACCTCATCAAGCGGGTCGTCGCCGTCGGCGGCGACACGGTGAGGTGCTGCGACGCGCAGGGGCGGGTCACCGTCAACGGCGCCCCCGTGGACGAGCCGTACCTCCATCCGGGTAACGCGCCCTCGCAGATCCCGTTCGACGTGCGGGTGCCGGAGGGACGGCTGTTCGTCCTGGGCGACCACCGCTCCAGCTCGGCCGACTCCCGGTTCCACCTGGACGAGGAACACCAGGGGACCATCGCGGAGGACCAGGTCGTGGGGCGGGCGTTCGTCATCGCCTGGCCCTTCGGGCACTGGAGCCGCCTCGGCGACGGCGGGGCGTTCGACGCCGTGCCGGACGCGCCGACGGGGGCGGCGGCGGCCCTCGGCACGTCGCATAGTGTGTCCCCCTGGTACGCGAACGGATCGCAACGGCTCCCGACCCCTGCGGAACTCCCGCTCGTTATGGGAGTGATGGGCCTTCCCCTGCTTCGGGGGCGGGCGAAAGCACGGACTGAGGAGTGGACGTGGGGGATCTGGCGGTCGGCGCACGATCCGGACGCGAGGAGCCGGAGAAGGGGCGCGGACGGATCGCGGACGCGTCCCCCGGCCCGGGCGGGACATCCGCCGCGGGCGTGACCGAGAGCGCGGCCGTCCGGGGTGGCGCGCCGCACGGCGCACGGAGCGCCGAGAACACCGAGGGCGACACAGTGGACAACGACCAGACCGTGGGCGGCGGCGGGAACGGCGGCGGCCGGGACGGCGGCGAGGGCGGCGACGGCGACGGCGGGGAGGGCCGGCCGGCCAGGCAGCGCTCCTTCTGGAAGGAGCTGCCGCTGCTGGTCGGTATCGCCCTGGTCCTGGCGCTGCTCATCAAGACCTTCCTGGTCCAGGCCTTCTCCATTCCGTCCGAGTCGATGATGGACACCCTCAAGCGCGGCGACCGCGTGCTGGTGGACAAGCTGACCCCGTGGTTCGGCTCCGAGCCGGAGCGCGGCGAGGTCGTCGTCTTCGAGGACCCGGGCGGCTGGCTGAACGAGCCCGCGCCCGAGCCCAACCCGCTGCAGCGCTTCCTCAGCTTCATCGGCCTGATGCCGGCGGCCGACCAGCAGAACCTCATCAAGCGGGTCATCGCGGTCGGCGGCGACACCGTGGAGTGCAAGAAGGGCGGCAAGGTCCACGTCAACGGCAAGGCGCTGGACGAGACCTCGTACCTCTACCCCGGCTCCACGCCGTGCGACGACGAGCCGTTCGGCCCGGTCAAGGTCCCCGACGGCCGGATCTGGGTCATGGGCGACAACCGGCAGAACTCGCTCGACTCCCGCTACCACCAGGAGCTCCCCGGCGACGGCACCGTGTCCAACGAGGAGGTCGTGGGCCGCGCGGTCGTCGTCGCGTGGCCGGTCGGCCGCTGGTCCACCCTGCCGGTGCCGGACACCTTCGACCAGCCCGGACTGAGCGCCGCCGCCGCGGCCGCCGCCGGGCCGGGCGCACTGGGCCTGGCGGGGGCCGTGCCCCTGGTGCTGTGGCGCCGCCGCCGGCTCGCCGCGCGCGAGGAGGCCGGCGCCCGCGGCTGAGGGGTCTCCGCGAGGGCGCTTCGGGGCCGGCCCCGCGGGTGCGCGCCGCTGCGGCGGAGAGCGCGGCCGTACCGCTGGGCCGGGCGCACCGCCCGGCGCCGTGGCCTCGGCCGGCGCACCGCCCGGAGCCGTGGCCTCGGCCGGGGGCGTACCGCCCGGTAGCGGGCGCGGGTAGGGTGCCGTCCCGGGGCACACGACCTCCTGATCGGGGAGCGCTGGGATGGGCGGATCGATACGTGATACGGACGGCCGCGGCCGTCTCGGCGGCGTGCTGTCGGGACTGGCCGTGGCCGTCGGCTGTGTGCTGTTCCTCGGCGGCTTCGCCTGGGGCGCCGTCCTCTACCGGCCCTACACGGTGCCCACCGACTCGATGAGCCCGACCGTGACGGCGGGCGACCGGGTGCTGGCCCAGCGGATCGACGGTTCCGAGGTGCGGCGGGGCGACGTCGTCGTGTTCACCGACGCCCGGTGGGGCGGCCTGCCCATGATCAAGCGCGTGGTCGGGCTCGACGGCGACCGGGTCGCCTGCTGCGACGCGGACGGCCGGCTCACCGTCAACGGCACGCCCGTCCCCGAGCCGTACCTGCGCTCCCAGGGCTGGGGCGGCAAGGAGGCCGCGTCGCCGACCGGCTTCTCCGCGACCGTGCCGGACGGGCACCTCTTCCTCCTCGGCGACCAGCGCGCCGGGTCGCAGGACTCGCGGGTGCACCTCCAGGAGCCGGGCGGGGGCTCGGTGCCGCGCGGCGCCGTCACCGCCCGGCTGGACGCCGTCGTGTGGCCGGTGGGCGGGGCCGCGGTGGTCGACCGGCCGCTTTCCTTCGCGGCGCTGCCGGGCGGGGTCTCGGAGCCGGGACCCGTACGGACGCTGGGGTGGGCCGTGCTCGCCGGTGCGGTGCTCGTCCTGGGCGGCGCGGCCTACGGACCGCTGGCACGGCTGGGCGCCGGACGCGGCTCCGGCGCGGGGCGGGTCCCCGGTGCGGGGCGGGGGCAGGACTCCGGGCGTACGGGGCCGGGGGCGGCGCCGGGGGCGCGGCCGCCGGGCGGGGCGCGGGACGCGTCGCCGGACGGCTCCTCGGGCGGGGCCCGGCGGCGGCTGACGGGCGAGGGCTGACGGCGTGGTGCGGGAGGCGCGGGCGGTGGACGTGAGCGGACGGGTGGACGAGCCGCGCGGGGCGCGGCCCGGGAGCGCGCCGGGTGGGGCGGCCGGCGGGGACGCGTCCCTGGCGGGCGTGCCGGGTGGGGCGGCCCGCGCGGAGGGGCCCGAGACGGAGGGGCCCGAGGCGGACGGGGTCGCGGTGGGCGTGGCGGGCGGGCTGCCGCCCGGTGGGCTGCGGCGGGTGGCGCGGGTCGTCCTGCTCGATCCGGACGACCGGATCCTGCTGATGCACGGCCACGAGCCGGACGACCCCGCGCGGAGCTGGTGGTTCACGCCCGGCGGCGGGGTCGAGGGCGACGAGACGCGCGAGGAGGCCGCGCTGCGCGAGCTGGCCGAGGAGACCGGCATCACGGACGCCGAGCTGGGGCCCGTGGTGTGGCGGCGGATCTGCTCCTTCCCCTTCGACGGACGCCGCTGGAACCAGGACGAGTGGTACTACCTGGCCCGCACCCGGCACCGGACGGCCGCCCTGGGGGAGCGCCTCACCGACCTGGAGGTCCGCAGTGTCGCGGGGCTGAGGTGGTGGACCTCCGCCGAACTGTCCGCGGCCCGTGAGACGGTGTACCCGACACGACTCGCCGGGCTGCTGCGCACGCTGCTCGACGAGGGCCCGCCGCCCGCGCCGGTCGTCCTGTCCCCGGAAATCGTCTGAGGGCAGAGGTGACTGGCGCACAATGGGGGCACGCACGGCTGAAGGGGAACATGCCATGAGCGCCGAGGACCTCGAGAAGTACGAAACCGAGATGGAGCTGAAGCTCTACCGGGAGTACCGCGACGTCGTCGGGCTGTTCAAATACGTCATCGAGACCGAGCGTCGCTTCTACCTGACGAACGACTACGAGATGCAGGTGCACTCGGTGCACGGCGAGGTCTTCTTCGAGGTGTCGATGGCGGACGCGTGGGTCTGGGACATGTATCGGCCGGCCCGCTTCGTCAAACAGGTACGTGTGCTCACGTTCAAGGACGTGAACATCGAGGAGCTCAACAAGTCGGATCTGGAGCTTCCGGGCAGCTGATTCACCCGCACGGGTGAGGCGGTTCTCCACAGAGGGCCGGTTGTCCACCGGTCGCGCACCAAGATCCGCAAGGTGGGGGCCGAGGCGTCACAGTCGGTACCGGAGGTGGTGCCGAGATGAACGCCACGGGGGCACTCGGGCAGTACGGGGAGAGGCTGGCGGTACGCCGGCTGGGCGAGGCGGGCATGTCCGTCCTCGCGAGGAACTGGCGCTGCGGTCGGAGCGGCGAGATCGACATCGTCGCCCGCGACGGCGACGCGGTCGTGGTGTGCGAGGTGAAGACCCGCCGGGCGGGGTCGTTCCAGCATCCGCTGGCGGCGGTGACGCCGGCGAAGGCCGACCGGCTGAGGAGACTCGCCGCGTGCTGGGTCGACCGGCACGGCGGGCCGCCACCGGGCGGGGTCCGCATCGACCTGGTCGGTGTGGTGCTGCCCCGGCGCGGCGCCCCCGTCGTCCAGCACGTGCGGGGGGTGGCCTGATGGCGTTCGCCCGTACGTGCTCGGTGGCACTGGTCGGTGTCGACGGGGTGGTGGTCGAAGTCCAGGCGGACCTGGAGCCGGGCGTCGCCGCGTTCACCCTGGTCGGCCTGCCGGACAAGAGCCTCACCGAGAGCCGCGACCGGGTGCGGGCCGCGGTGGTCAACTCCGGGGCGCAGTGGCCGCAGAAGAAGCTGACCGTCGGGCTGAGCCCCGCCTCGGTGCCCAAGGCCGGCTCCAGCTTCGACCTCGCCATCGCCGTCGCCACGATGGCGGCGGCCGAGCTGATCGACCCGCGCGCGATCGCGGACCTCGTCCTCATCGGGGAGCTGGGCCTCGACGGCCGGGTCAGGCCCGTGCGCGGGGTGCTCCCGGCCGTCCTCGCCGCGGCCGAGGCCGGGTACGAGCACGTCGTCGTGCCCGAGCGGACCGCCGGGGAGGCGTCGCTGGTGCCCGGCGTGTCCGTACTGGGCGTACGGAGCCTGCGCCAGCTGGTCGCCGTCCTCACCGACGGGCCCGTACCCGAGGAGGAGCCCGACGAGGAGGGCAGGCCCGACCCCATGCTGGCGGGCCTGGTCGTGCCGGGCGCCGGGGTCGGCACCGGACTGGCCGCCGACCCGGGCGAGGGCCCCGACCTGGCGGACGTCGCCGGCCAGCGCGGGGCGCGGCTCGCCCTGGAGGTCGCGGCGGCGGGCGGCCACCACCTGCTGCTGTCCGGTCCGCCCGGCGCGGGCAAGACCATGCTGGCCGAGCGGCTGCCCGGACTGCTGCCGCCGCTGACGCGCGGCGAGTCGCTGGAGGTGACGGCCGTCCACTCCGTGGCGGGCATCCTGCCGCCGGACAGGCCCCTGGTGCGCCGGGCGCCGTACTGCGCGCCGCACCACTCGGCGACGATGCAGTCCCTCGTCGGCGGCGGCAACGGACTGCCGCGTCCGGGAGCCGTGTCGCTCGCCCACCGGGGGGTGCTCTTCCTGGACGAGGCGCCCGAGTTCTCCGGCAAGGTCCTGGACGCCCTGCGGCAGCCGCTGGAGTCCGGCCAGGTGGTGGTGGCCCGCGCGGCGGGCGTGGTGCGGCTGCCGGCGCGCTTCCTGATGGTCCTCGCGGCCAACCCGTGCCCGTGCGGGCGGCACAGCCGGCAGGGCGACAGCTGCGAGTGCCCGTCGTCGGTGATCCGCCGCTACCAGGCCCGCCTCTCCGGGCCGCTGCTCGACCGCGTGGACCTGCGCGTCGAGGTGGAGCCGGTCAGCCGCGCCGACCTGCTGGCCGCGAGAGGCGAGCCCACCGCCGCCGTAGCCGCCCGCGTCCTGGCCGCGAGGGAGCGGGCCGCCGCCCGGCTGATCGGCACCCCCTGGACCCGCAACGCCGACGTGCCCGGCCACGAGCTGCGCACCCGCTGGCACCCGGCCCCCGGCGCCCTGGCGGCGGCCGAACGGGACATGGAGCGCGGCCTGCTCACCGCGCGCGGCCTCGACCGGGTCCTGCGCACCGCGTGGACCCTCGCCGACCTCGCGGGCCGGGCACGCCCCGAGGCCCACGACGTCGACCTCGCGCTGGAACTGCGCACCGGCATCGCGCGCGGCGTCCCCGTCAGCGCGGGAGGCCCCCGATGACGCCCGCGGCCGGCGCGCCGGCCCCGGCTCCCGGACAGCCGCCCGGACACGGGTCCGGACGCCGGCCGCCCGCTCGGGCCCCGAAGCCGCCTGCACGGCCCGGTGCGGGAGCGCCCGGAACGGAGCGCACCGGGCCCTGGGCTCCGGAGCGCGCGGGGCCGGGCGCACCGGCGGTGGAGAGCGCCGGGCCGACGGCGCCGGTGGAGCACGCCGGGCCGGGCGCGCGGGAAGCGGAGGACACCCGGCCGGGCGTCCCCGACGAGGAGCGGATCGCCCGTGCGGCGCTGAGCCGGGTGATCGAGCCGGGGGACCCCCACGGCGGGCGGTGGCTGCGCGAACTGGGCGCCGTGGAGGTGCTGCGGCGGCTGAGCGCGGAGCCGTACCGCCCAGGAGCGCTCACCGGGGCGAGCGAGCGGCGCCTCCAGGGCTACCTGGGGCGGATGCCACGGGTGCGGCCCCGCCGGGACCTGGAGGCCGTCCACGCGCTCGGCGGGCGGTTCGTCGTCCCCGGCGACGCCGAGTGGCCGAGCCAGCTCGACGACCTCGGGGACGCCAGGCCCGTCGGCCTGTGGGTGCGGGGCGCCGCCGACCTCCGGCGGTGGGCGCTGCGCTCCGTCGCCCTCGTCGGCGCCCGCGCCTGCACGCCCTACGGGGCGCACATGGCGGCCGTGCTCGGCGGAGGGCTCGCCGAGCGCGGCTGGGTCGTCGTGTCCGGGGCGGCGTTCGGCATCGACGGCGCCGCCCACCGGGGCGCCCTCGGCGCGGAGGGCGCCACCGTCGCCGTACTGGCCTGCGGCGTCGACGTGGCCTATCCGCGCGGGCACGCCGGGCTGATCGGCCGCATCGCCCAGCAGGGACTGGTGGTCGGCGAGCTGCCGCCCGGCGACCACCCCACACCGGGGCGGTTCCTGCTGCGCAACCGGGTCATCGCCGCCCTCACGCGGGGCACCGTCGTGGTGGAGGCGGCCTACCGCAGCGGGGCGCTCGCCACCGCGCGGGACGCCCTGCGGCTCGGCCGCCACACGATGGGCGTGCCCGGCGCCGCGACCAGCGGGCTGTCCGCCGGGGTCCACGAGCTGCTGCGCGGCGGGGCCGTCCTGGTCACGGACGCGGACGAGATCGCCGAACTCGTCGGCGACATCGGGGAGCTGGCCCCGGACCGGCGCGGGCCCGTCGTGCCCCGGGACCTGCTCGACCCGGTGACCGCGCGGGTGCTCGACGCGCTGCCGCCGCCCGGCCGGGAGGCGACCGTCACCGGCGTGGCGGCGGACGCCGGGACGAGCGTTGACGACGCACTCGGCCGACTGTACGAGCTGCACTCCCTCGGACATGCCGAACGGCATGGCGACTTCTGGCGGCTGACCACCCCTGCCGGGCGCCACCCGAACGCCCGGCGAGGCGGTCCTTGACCTGGAGCAATCGGGTGAAAAGGTGAAGCGTGTGGCCCTCCTCGCCTCCCCGGCGGTGGTCCGGGCGCCTCCGGGCGCTCCGCCACCCCCATTCGAAGATGCGGCCGATGGGGTGAACCCGCCTACGGACGATCCCCACGCCTTCGCTCACCGCAACGGCCCAGTCACGCTACGCTCACCGCTACTTCCGATTCAGTCCCGCCCACGACGGCAGAACGGCTCAAGGCGACGCATGCCCCAGCACACCTCCGGGTCCGACCGCGCCGCGGTTCCACCGCCCGCTGCCCGGAGCAGCGTGCGGCCGTCCGCCCCCTCGTCGCTGGACGAGCTGTGGCGGTCGTACAAGGACACCGGTGACGAGCGGCTGCGGGAGCAGCTGATCCTGCACTACTCGCCCCTCGTCAAGTACGTCGCGGGCCGGGTCAGCGTCGGCCTCCCCTCCAACGTCGAGCAGGCGGACTTCGTCTCCTCCGGGGTCTTCGGGCTGATCGACGCGATCGAGAAGTTCGACCTCGACCGGTCGATCAAGTTCGAGACGTACGCGATCACCCGCATCCGCGGGGCCATGATCGACGAGCTGCGGGCGCTGGACTGGATCCCCCGATCCGTCCGGCAGAAGGCCAGGGCCGTGGAGCGGGCCTACGCCACGCTGGAGGCGCAGCTGCGGCGCACCCCCTCCGAGGGCGAGGTCGCCGCCGAGATGGGCATCCCCGTCGAGGATCTCCACGCGGTGTTCAGCCAGCTCTCCCTGGCCAACGTCGTGGCCCTGGAGGAACTGCTGCACGCCGGCGGGGAGGGCGGCGACCGGCTCAGCCTCATGGACACCCTGGAGGACACCGCCGCCGACGACCCCGTCGAGGTGGCCGAGGGCCGCGAACTGCGCCGGCTGCTCGCCCGTGCCATCAACACCCTCCCGGACCGGGAGAAGACGGTCGTCACGCTCTACTACTACGAGGGCCTCACCCTCGCCGAGATCGGCCACGTCCTGGGCGTCACGGAGAGCCGTGTCAGCCAGATCCACACCAAGTCCGTCCTCCAGTTGCGGGCGAAGCTGGCCGATGTCGGACGCTGACCGGGTACGGCCCCCGGCGTCGAACGGACGCCCGTAGAGTGGAACCCGTGCCAAGGATTCGAGCGGCCTCCGTGGCCGAGCACCGGACGATGCAGCGCGCCGCCCTGCTGGACGCGGCGCGCTCCCTGCTGTCCGAGGGCGGCACGGAGGCGCTGACCTTCCCCGCCCTCGCCGAGCGCACCGGCCTCGCCCGGTCGTCGGTGTACGAGTACTTCCGCTCCCGCGCCGCCGTGGTCGAGGAGCTGTGCGCGGTCGACTTCCCCGTGTGGGCCGCCGAGGTCGAGACGGCCATGGAG is a window encoding:
- a CDS encoding DUF2469 domain-containing protein, translating into MSAEDLEKYETEMELKLYREYRDVVGLFKYVIETERRFYLTNDYEMQVHSVHGEVFFEVSMADAWVWDMYRPARFVKQVRVLTFKDVNIEELNKSDLELPGS
- a CDS encoding NUDIX hydrolase, which gives rise to MGVAGGLPPGGLRRVARVVLLDPDDRILLMHGHEPDDPARSWWFTPGGGVEGDETREEAALRELAEETGITDAELGPVVWRRICSFPFDGRRWNQDEWYYLARTRHRTAALGERLTDLEVRSVAGLRWWTSAELSAARETVYPTRLAGLLRTLLDEGPPPAPVVLSPEIV
- a CDS encoding YraN family protein, with translation MNATGALGQYGERLAVRRLGEAGMSVLARNWRCGRSGEIDIVARDGDAVVVCEVKTRRAGSFQHPLAAVTPAKADRLRRLAACWVDRHGGPPPGGVRIDLVGVVLPRRGAPVVQHVRGVA
- a CDS encoding YifB family Mg chelatase-like AAA ATPase; this encodes MAFARTCSVALVGVDGVVVEVQADLEPGVAAFTLVGLPDKSLTESRDRVRAAVVNSGAQWPQKKLTVGLSPASVPKAGSSFDLAIAVATMAAAELIDPRAIADLVLIGELGLDGRVRPVRGVLPAVLAAAEAGYEHVVVPERTAGEASLVPGVSVLGVRSLRQLVAVLTDGPVPEEEPDEEGRPDPMLAGLVVPGAGVGTGLAADPGEGPDLADVAGQRGARLALEVAAAGGHHLLLSGPPGAGKTMLAERLPGLLPPLTRGESLEVTAVHSVAGILPPDRPLVRRAPYCAPHHSATMQSLVGGGNGLPRPGAVSLAHRGVLFLDEAPEFSGKVLDALRQPLESGQVVVARAAGVVRLPARFLMVLAANPCPCGRHSRQGDSCECPSSVIRRYQARLSGPLLDRVDLRVEVEPVSRADLLAARGEPTAAVAARVLAARERAAARLIGTPWTRNADVPGHELRTRWHPAPGALAAAERDMERGLLTARGLDRVLRTAWTLADLAGRARPEAHDVDLALELRTGIARGVPVSAGGPR
- the lepB gene encoding signal peptidase I, whose amino-acid sequence is MDTEATHPERDLPPDAERRPGRGSRFALSRRTAALIGIAWAAVLLLLGHFVIQPFQIPSRSMEPTLQVGDRVIVNKLAYRFGDRPERGDVVVFDGTGSFVRAPAEENPVAGLVRGAARALGLAEPDGTDFVKRVVGVGGDRVKCCDKGGRIEVNGVPVAERYLYPGDTPSSVRFDIAVPRGTLWVMGDHRSQSSDSRDHLGSPGGGVVPVDMVIGRADWIGWPARRWSAVEATGAFEAVPDPPAPGSAGSGGGRG
- the whiG gene encoding RNA polymerase sigma factor WhiG: MPQHTSGSDRAAVPPPAARSSVRPSAPSSLDELWRSYKDTGDERLREQLILHYSPLVKYVAGRVSVGLPSNVEQADFVSSGVFGLIDAIEKFDLDRSIKFETYAITRIRGAMIDELRALDWIPRSVRQKARAVERAYATLEAQLRRTPSEGEVAAEMGIPVEDLHAVFSQLSLANVVALEELLHAGGEGGDRLSLMDTLEDTAADDPVEVAEGRELRRLLARAINTLPDREKTVVTLYYYEGLTLAEIGHVLGVTESRVSQIHTKSVLQLRAKLADVGR
- the dprA gene encoding DNA-processing protein DprA, whose amino-acid sequence is MESAGPTAPVEHAGPGAREAEDTRPGVPDEERIARAALSRVIEPGDPHGGRWLRELGAVEVLRRLSAEPYRPGALTGASERRLQGYLGRMPRVRPRRDLEAVHALGGRFVVPGDAEWPSQLDDLGDARPVGLWVRGAADLRRWALRSVALVGARACTPYGAHMAAVLGGGLAERGWVVVSGAAFGIDGAAHRGALGAEGATVAVLACGVDVAYPRGHAGLIGRIAQQGLVVGELPPGDHPTPGRFLLRNRVIAALTRGTVVVEAAYRSGALATARDALRLGRHTMGVPGAATSGLSAGVHELLRGGAVLVTDADEIAELVGDIGELAPDRRGPVVPRDLLDPVTARVLDALPPPGREATVTGVAADAGTSVDDALGRLYELHSLGHAERHGDFWRLTTPAGRHPNARRGGP
- the lepB gene encoding signal peptidase I; this translates as MAVGARSGREEPEKGRGRIADASPGPGGTSAAGVTESAAVRGGAPHGARSAENTEGDTVDNDQTVGGGGNGGGRDGGEGGDGDGGEGRPARQRSFWKELPLLVGIALVLALLIKTFLVQAFSIPSESMMDTLKRGDRVLVDKLTPWFGSEPERGEVVVFEDPGGWLNEPAPEPNPLQRFLSFIGLMPAADQQNLIKRVIAVGGDTVECKKGGKVHVNGKALDETSYLYPGSTPCDDEPFGPVKVPDGRIWVMGDNRQNSLDSRYHQELPGDGTVSNEEVVGRAVVVAWPVGRWSTLPVPDTFDQPGLSAAAAAAAGPGALGLAGAVPLVLWRRRRLAAREEAGARG